In Egibacteraceae bacterium, the following proteins share a genomic window:
- the extP gene encoding selenite/tellurite reduction operon b-type cytochrome ExtP: MSKIPSPGDLKKKTQDNVIWRSIFRPGSIYRKGYRDTSRDRALAAMNNVLYHLHPVKVKRHGLKLTYTYCLGGLSFFLFILLTITGIFLMFFYRPAAGPGNELAYIDMQNLRDTVAFGELVRNLHRWAAHGMVLTVFLHMARVFYHGAYKPPREFNWVIGIILLVLTLLLSFTGYLLPWDQLALWAVAVGTNMAGFTPVFGQQVQFVLIGGVEVGPDTLLRWYVLHVLAFPFILTLFLAVHFWRIRKDGGISGPL; the protein is encoded by the coding sequence AGGACAACGTCATCTGGCGGTCCATCTTCCGTCCGGGTTCCATCTACCGGAAGGGCTACCGAGACACGTCTCGCGACCGGGCGCTGGCCGCCATGAACAACGTGCTCTACCACCTGCACCCCGTGAAGGTGAAGCGGCACGGGCTCAAGCTCACCTACACGTACTGTCTCGGCGGGCTGAGCTTCTTCCTGTTCATCCTGCTCACCATCACCGGCATCTTCCTGATGTTCTTCTACCGCCCCGCCGCCGGTCCCGGCAACGAGCTCGCCTACATCGACATGCAGAACCTGCGGGACACGGTGGCGTTCGGCGAGCTCGTGCGCAACCTGCACCGATGGGCCGCCCACGGCATGGTGCTGACCGTCTTCCTGCACATGGCCCGCGTCTTCTACCACGGGGCCTACAAGCCGCCGCGCGAGTTCAACTGGGTGATCGGCATCATCCTGCTCGTCCTCACGCTGCTGCTGTCGTTCACCGGCTACCTGCTGCCCTGGGACCAGCTCGCCCTCTGGGCGGTGGCGGTCGGGACGAACATGGCCGGGTTCACACCGGTGTTCGGCCAACAGGTGCAGTTCGTGCTGATCGGCGGGGTCGAAGTGGGTCCGGACACGCTGCTGCGTTGGTACGTGCTGCACGTGCTGGCCTTCCCGTTCATCCTGACCCTCTTCCTGGCGGTGCACTTCTGGCGCATCCGGAAGGACGGTGGGATCTCCGGTCCGCTGTAG
- a CDS encoding Rieske 2Fe-2S domain-containing protein — protein sequence MSTVALVILASVAGLSALVYWLARRSNPAAYVETRPALMLRPLSPDCEIGRQLQMASAAGPAGSGTPPSGGGGPAGTPPARKKPTGPSRRAFLRGSMAFGWVGVLGGFSAASLAFLWPDLRGGFGAVLEVDDEEAILEEIRANEEPYEFGSGRSYLVEYDEANDPDGSYAELTNGARIMALFWTCVHLGCKVPWCQSSQWLECGCHGSGYNRWGEYQEGPAPRGLDRFRTEVVDGVLQVDTSEVISGPSRGAGVLDQPREGPSCIG from the coding sequence ATGTCAACCGTCGCGCTCGTGATCCTGGCCTCCGTGGCCGGTCTGTCGGCGCTCGTCTACTGGCTGGCTCGCCGCAGCAACCCTGCGGCGTACGTGGAGACCCGTCCCGCGCTGATGCTGCGTCCGCTGTCGCCCGACTGCGAGATCGGCCGCCAGCTGCAGATGGCGTCGGCCGCCGGCCCGGCCGGCTCCGGGACCCCACCGTCGGGTGGCGGGGGGCCTGCGGGCACGCCCCCCGCGCGCAAGAAACCCACCGGCCCGTCTCGGCGCGCGTTCCTGCGCGGGTCGATGGCCTTCGGCTGGGTCGGGGTCCTGGGCGGGTTCAGCGCCGCCTCGCTGGCCTTCCTGTGGCCGGACCTGCGGGGCGGCTTCGGCGCGGTGCTCGAGGTCGACGACGAGGAGGCGATCCTCGAGGAGATCCGCGCGAACGAGGAGCCCTACGAGTTCGGCTCCGGGCGCAGCTACCTGGTGGAGTACGACGAAGCCAACGACCCCGACGGCAGCTACGCCGAGCTCACCAACGGCGCGCGGATCATGGCCCTGTTCTGGACGTGCGTCCACCTCGGGTGCAAGGTCCCGTGGTGCCAGAGCTCCCAGTGGCTGGAGTGCGGCTGCCACGGCTCGGGCTACAACCGCTGGGGCGAGTACCAGGAAGGCCCTGCGCCGCGCGGGCTGGACCGCTTCCGGACGGAGGTCGTCGACGGCGTCCTGCAGGTGGACACCTCGGAGGTCATCAGCGGGCCGTCGCGTGGTGCCGGTGTGCTCGATCAGCCGCGCGAGGGCCCGAGCTGCATTGGTTAG
- a CDS encoding c-type cytochrome has product MTTTTLAIGILALAGLVVFGVLILNSRRSKRAYEDVPPAMRPGYSDEELEKTVIERYMAWGVVLTLFFAVFFPIYWLNEDRRLNAEQQSFFVESVVRGEADFAMFCAECHGADGGGGATQAPDDPDSAWPAPALTNIVARYQDSDNITDIEEFIKSTIERGRPGTPMPAWGQAHDGPMVDDQIEDITNWILANQVDAEEDGVAVSQISDAEGESGEDLFANNCARCHGAELQGGVGPSLTNVFDRHSEQQILAILRHGILVPTGAVMPPWQDGYMYQGARYSDDALQRVVDYLREQQSGGADDETDDDDDVVDGDDNDVVDGDDNDV; this is encoded by the coding sequence GTGACGACAACGACCCTCGCGATCGGGATCCTCGCCCTTGCCGGGCTGGTGGTGTTCGGTGTCCTGATCCTGAACTCGCGGCGCTCCAAACGGGCCTACGAGGACGTGCCGCCCGCCATGCGGCCCGGCTACTCCGACGAAGAGCTCGAGAAGACCGTCATCGAGCGCTACATGGCCTGGGGGGTCGTCCTGACGCTCTTCTTCGCCGTCTTCTTCCCGATCTACTGGTTGAACGAGGACCGGCGACTGAACGCCGAGCAGCAGAGCTTCTTCGTCGAGTCGGTGGTCCGGGGCGAGGCGGACTTCGCGATGTTCTGCGCGGAGTGCCACGGGGCCGACGGTGGTGGCGGCGCCACACAGGCGCCCGACGACCCCGACAGCGCGTGGCCGGCGCCCGCGCTGACCAACATCGTCGCCCGCTACCAGGACAGCGACAACATCACCGACATCGAGGAGTTCATCAAGAGCACCATCGAGCGCGGCCGCCCCGGCACCCCCATGCCGGCATGGGGCCAGGCGCACGACGGCCCCATGGTGGACGACCAGATCGAGGACATCACCAACTGGATCCTCGCCAACCAGGTGGACGCGGAGGAGGACGGCGTCGCCGTCAGCCAGATCTCCGACGCCGAGGGGGAGAGCGGCGAGGACCTGTTCGCCAACAACTGCGCACGGTGCCACGGTGCCGAGCTGCAAGGCGGCGTGGGACCGTCGCTGACCAACGTGTTCGACCGCCACAGCGAGCAGCAGATCCTGGCCATCCTCCGCCATGGCATCCTCGTGCCGACCGGGGCGGTCATGCCGCCGTGGCAGGACGGCTACATGTACCAGGGCGCCCGCTACAGCGACGACGCCCTGCAGCGCGTCGTCGACTACCTGCGCGAGCAGCAGAGCGGCGGCGCGGACGACGAGACCGACGACGACGACGATGTCGTTGATGGCGACGACAATGATGTCGTTGATGGCGACGACAATGATGTCG
- a CDS encoding TlpA disulfide reductase family protein gives MRWLPLLLCLTLLAACGSAGGQESVSGRYVEGGGSVVFDVDERESAPTVSGRTLDGDELALADLDGPVLVNFWASWCGPCVREAPHLVAIADQYGPRGLHVVGVNVKDQSVANALSFERDHGITYPSWHDEAASIAASFGGIGPAALPSTILLDGDHRVAVRLFGAVTARQLAPHLEGLLDGVAGGPGAGGPGAGEDRG, from the coding sequence ATGCGCTGGCTCCCACTGCTCTTGTGCCTGACCCTGCTGGCGGCGTGCGGTTCCGCCGGGGGGCAGGAGTCGGTGTCCGGCCGCTACGTCGAGGGCGGCGGGAGCGTCGTGTTCGACGTCGACGAGCGGGAGTCTGCGCCGACGGTGTCCGGCCGGACCCTCGACGGCGACGAGCTGGCACTCGCCGACCTCGACGGGCCCGTGCTCGTGAACTTCTGGGCGTCCTGGTGTGGGCCATGTGTCCGCGAGGCGCCGCACCTGGTGGCGATCGCCGACCAGTACGGGCCGCGGGGGCTGCACGTGGTCGGTGTGAACGTCAAGGACCAGTCGGTCGCCAACGCGCTCAGCTTCGAGCGTGACCACGGCATCACCTACCCGTCGTGGCACGACGAGGCCGCGTCGATCGCCGCCTCCTTCGGCGGCATCGGCCCCGCGGCCCTGCCCTCCACCATCCTGCTCGACGGCGACCACCGCGTCGCCGTGCGGCTGTTCGGCGCGGTCACCGCCCGCCAGCTCGCGCCGCACCTGGAGGGGCTGCTCGACGGGGTGGCCGGGGGTCCAGGCGCCGGGGGTCCGGGCGCCGGGGAGGACCGCGGATGA
- a CDS encoding cytochrome c biogenesis protein CcdA, with protein MIECTNVVCTLVTDANLLVAAGVAFAAGIVSFASPCVVPLVPGYLSYMTGLSGAELAGGQGPNRLRVVGGGMLFTLGFAVPFALIGLVGASLAVALQARPWQIAMGLLVAALGLAFTGLLPFDLLGRERRVSTAAIDRGMLGAMPLGFVFGVGWVPCIGPALAAIFTLGAATSTSGGTPLRGSLLAFVYALGLGLPFILVGLGFHHASGALAFLRRNGRAFQIGGGLMLTAVGIAIATGAWDAFINVLRPMIQGFEPPI; from the coding sequence ATGATCGAGTGCACCAACGTGGTCTGCACGCTGGTGACCGACGCCAACCTGCTGGTCGCGGCGGGCGTCGCCTTCGCGGCGGGGATCGTGTCGTTCGCCTCGCCCTGCGTCGTGCCGCTCGTGCCCGGCTACCTGTCGTACATGACCGGGCTGTCCGGCGCGGAGCTGGCCGGCGGGCAGGGCCCCAACCGCCTGCGGGTGGTCGGCGGCGGGATGCTGTTCACCCTGGGGTTCGCGGTGCCGTTCGCCCTGATCGGGCTGGTCGGCGCGTCGCTGGCCGTCGCGTTGCAGGCGCGGCCGTGGCAGATCGCCATGGGGCTGCTCGTGGCCGCGCTCGGCCTGGCGTTCACCGGCCTGCTGCCGTTCGACCTGCTCGGGCGCGAGCGGCGCGTCAGCACGGCCGCCATCGACCGCGGCATGCTCGGTGCGATGCCGCTCGGGTTCGTCTTCGGCGTGGGGTGGGTGCCCTGCATCGGCCCCGCCCTGGCGGCGATCTTCACGCTGGGAGCGGCGACGTCGACCTCCGGGGGTACCCCGCTGCGTGGCAGCCTGCTCGCGTTCGTGTACGCCCTGGGCCTGGGGCTGCCCTTCATCCTGGTCGGGCTCGGCTTCCACCACGCCAGCGGGGCCCTGGCCTTCCTGCGCCGCAACGGGCGGGCCTTCCAGATCGGTGGCGGGCTGATGCTCACGGCCGTCGGCATCGCCATCGCGACGGGGGCGTGGGACGCGTTCATCAACGTCCTGCGCCCGATGATCCAGGGCTTCGAGCCCCCCATCTGA